Below is a genomic region from Echinicola rosea.
GTTGATTGAAGATGCCCTGCAATACCGATTCATGGGGGTTTGTATTCCACCGTTTTGGGTAAAAAAAGTAAAACGTGAGTTGGAAGGTTCGAGCGTACAGGTGGTGACCGTTGTGGGGTTTCCCTTGGGATACCAAATGACTGAGACCAAAGTTTACGAAACCACAAAAGCAATCGGCAATGGTGCGGATGAAATTGACGTGGTATGGTCGCTCAGTGCGTTTAAAGCTGGGATGAACTGGCCGAAAATCGAATTGGCCAAGCTTTCTTCGGTTTGTCATGAAGCGGGGAAACTTCTTAAGGTCATTCTCGAAACGGCCTATCTGGATCGCGATGAACTGGTAGCTGCCTGTAAAATCTGTGCTGATGCAGGGGCGGATTTCGTGAAGACTTCCACCGGCTTTGCTTCATCAGGGGCCCAACTGGAAGATGTCATGCTGATGCGAGCGATATTGCCTGCTCAGGTCGGAATCAAAGCCAGTGGTGGCATCAAGACACTTGGTCAGGCAGAGGATTTTGTAAAAGCAGGAGCCGATAGAATCGGTACCAGCATGGCTGTTCAGATCATGGAGGAATGGCTTTCCCAAGAAGAGTGACCGTACTTTTACCTTCCTCCATAGAAATTGAGCACCGTCTCCGAAAACCGCTGCGGGATCTCTGCCGGCGCATTATGACCTGTGCCGTCCAGGATAACCAATGTAGCATCAGGGATGTTTTCAGCAATCAATCTGGTATGGGATTCCTTGACATAATCGTGTTCACCTGCCATGATCAGTGTAGGACAATTGATCTTGGATAAGGAAGCGGGAGGGATGTTTGGTTCTGACTGTAAACTTTTTTTGACTCGTAAGGAAAATTCCTCCCTTTTGTTTAGTGTGCGACTTTCCAAGTCCTCGATTTGTTTTTCCAGGATTTTGTTGATTTTGGAATCTACGGAACTATGGTCATTGTAGAGGACTGCGGCCATGGCTGCCAAGCTCTTGACTTTTTCGGGATAGTTCATGGCCAGTATCAGGCCGGTGTTTCCACCATCGCTCCATCCAAGGACATTTACTGCTTCTATTCCCAGTTTATCCAAAAAGGCGTTGACATCTTCAGCGTATAGCTCATACGTCAGTTTCCTGCCATCTTCAGTGGATTTGCCATGTCCTCTTGTGTCCAGTGCGATGACCTTGTAATGCTTCGCCATGGTGGGGATAATGCTGGAAAAACTCGCCATAGACATGTCGGCGCCATGCAATAATAACAATGGTTCACCCTCTCCGTAGGTTTCGTAATAGAGGTTGATACCATTGGCCTTTACCTGCTTTCCCACCTTATTGTTGCCGCCGATTGCTGTACTATCGCCTTTTACACTTAGTCTTAAGATATGATTGTTCCCAGGAGTGGGGTCTTTGATGAGGGCAGCACTGTCTTCTTTGTTTAGGTTCACAAATGCAGAAAGACCACCGTCTAAATCCTCGAAAGTTCCATTCACCAAAATAGGGGCTTCATCTTTTTTGCCTTTGAGGGTGAGCTTTAAGTCATCTAAGTAATACACCCCAGCATTTTGGCACAATACGCCGATTAGAAGTTTGGCGCTTTTTTTATGGATTTTCCCAGAAAGGGTCAATGTTCCCCACTCGTTACTTTCCATTCGAGCCGGTCCTTCACCCAATTGGTTTTCCAAAAACCGGCCTTGATCATCATAACAAGCTGCAAAGCCTATCATTTGGTTGTTGGATTCATGCTTGGTAAGCGCAGTGAAAGTGAATTTTTTACCTTGGTAGTCTTGGATGTCGATGGTTTGGACAAAACCGGAATACTTTTCTTGGGCTGTGGTCAAATTTAAAATTCCTAAAAAAAGCAGTGCCAGTCCTACAAAAACAGTTTTTTTCATGGAATCAAATGGTTTTGATAAAAGTAACTTTTAAATGCCATAGCGGCAGTAAAAAAGATCAATTGTGCATTTCAAACGAAGATTTGGGAGTGGTGGTTTTCTGAATTTCCATTTTTTCTTTTCCCACATCCAGGTTTCGCGTGTCGTCTTCTTTGTTCAGGTAGATCAAAATAAAAGGGATTACGAAGAAAGTCAACAGAATATAGGCAATGCCAATGACTTTTTTCTTGGCGGCACTTTTTCCAAAATAGATGGCCAGCTTTACCGGGATGTTCCTCAAGCCGGGGAAAGGCAAAAATATAAAGGCTCCGATAAAATTGAACAAAAAGTGGACGATGGCAATGGCGATAGCGGCTTCGGTCTTATAAATGGC
It encodes:
- the deoC gene encoding deoxyribose-phosphate aldolase, with the translated sequence MNPINTYLEHTQLSPVLTDQQVNQLIEDALQYRFMGVCIPPFWVKKVKRELEGSSVQVVTVVGFPLGYQMTETKVYETTKAIGNGADEIDVVWSLSAFKAGMNWPKIELAKLSSVCHEAGKLLKVILETAYLDRDELVAACKICADAGADFVKTSTGFASSGAQLEDVMLMRAILPAQVGIKASGGIKTLGQAEDFVKAGADRIGTSMAVQIMEEWLSQEE
- a CDS encoding alpha/beta fold hydrolase; the protein is MKKTVFVGLALLFLGILNLTTAQEKYSGFVQTIDIQDYQGKKFTFTALTKHESNNQMIGFAACYDDQGRFLENQLGEGPARMESNEWGTLTLSGKIHKKSAKLLIGVLCQNAGVYYLDDLKLTLKGKKDEAPILVNGTFEDLDGGLSAFVNLNKEDSAALIKDPTPGNNHILRLSVKGDSTAIGGNNKVGKQVKANGINLYYETYGEGEPLLLLHGADMSMASFSSIIPTMAKHYKVIALDTRGHGKSTEDGRKLTYELYAEDVNAFLDKLGIEAVNVLGWSDGGNTGLILAMNYPEKVKSLAAMAAVLYNDHSSVDSKINKILEKQIEDLESRTLNKREEFSLRVKKSLQSEPNIPPASLSKINCPTLIMAGEHDYVKESHTRLIAENIPDATLVILDGTGHNAPAEIPQRFSETVLNFYGGR